The following are from one region of the Endozoicomonas sp. 4G genome:
- a CDS encoding metalloregulator ArsR/SmtB family transcription factor, translated as MKNEKAQDKILQLLKTEGAKTAVELGKNLDITSMGARQHLERMEKAGLVSSKEVSRGVGRPKKLWQLTEKAQSHFPDRHDQLTLDMLISIKDVFGEQGLDELIEHRSKETARQYHEALGRHTDLEGKVKALVRVRSSEGYMADYETTDEGFIFYENHCPICSAASACQGFCRSELEVFEELFEGMAKVERLEHILQGARRCAYAITLIS; from the coding sequence ATGAAAAATGAAAAAGCCCAAGATAAAATTCTCCAGCTCCTGAAGACGGAAGGCGCAAAAACAGCCGTGGAGCTGGGCAAAAATCTCGACATCACCAGTATGGGTGCCAGACAACATCTCGAAAGAATGGAGAAAGCGGGTCTGGTATCCAGCAAGGAAGTCAGTAGAGGAGTCGGTCGCCCCAAAAAACTCTGGCAATTAACAGAAAAGGCCCAGTCACACTTTCCTGATCGTCATGATCAGCTCACTCTGGACATGCTGATTTCCATCAAAGATGTGTTTGGCGAGCAAGGCCTGGATGAACTGATAGAACACCGGTCGAAAGAAACAGCCCGGCAATATCATGAAGCTCTGGGTCGGCATACTGATCTGGAAGGCAAGGTCAAAGCACTGGTCAGGGTTCGCTCCAGCGAAGGGTATATGGCAGATTACGAAACCACCGATGAGGGGTTTATCTTTTATGAAAATCATTGCCCGATCTGCTCAGCAGCCTCGGCCTGCCAGGGATTTTGCCGTTCCGAATTAGAAGTGTTTGAAGAGCTTTTTGAGGGAATGGCAAAGGTCGAGCGTTTGGAGCATATACTTCAGGGTGCTCGTCGGTGTGCTTACGCGATTACTTTGATTTCCTGA
- the dsbB gene encoding disulfide bond formation protein DsbB, with amino-acid sequence MTKLSHFWTDFRADPLGAIRDWQNHRTTWLIMLLTAVFLESVAFYFQYVMYLDPCELCVYQRLAVLLIGLAALVMLVAPRNKLVRGLGYSIWIAGAAYGLDASIKMLGYYSSKDLFMSCKALPTFPFDLPLYEWWPQMFLPSGFCGQDGWLFLGMNMAHWMTFIFSVYIVAYVVCLVSLFRKSK; translated from the coding sequence TTGACAAAACTATCCCATTTCTGGACTGATTTTAGAGCGGACCCGCTTGGGGCTATCCGTGACTGGCAGAATCACAGAACCACCTGGCTGATCATGCTGTTAACTGCGGTTTTCCTGGAGTCTGTGGCTTTTTATTTTCAGTACGTTATGTATCTGGATCCCTGTGAACTCTGTGTTTATCAGCGTCTGGCAGTATTGCTGATTGGCCTGGCGGCACTGGTCATGCTGGTGGCACCGCGAAACAAACTGGTAAGAGGCCTCGGATATAGTATCTGGATAGCCGGTGCTGCCTACGGGTTGGATGCTTCGATCAAAATGCTGGGTTACTACTCATCTAAAGACCTGTTTATGTCCTGCAAGGCTCTGCCCACTTTCCCATTTGATCTGCCGCTGTACGAATGGTGGCCTCAAATGTTCCTGCCGTCCGGTTTCTGCGGGCAGGATGGCTGGTTATTCCTGGGTATGAATATGGCTCACTGGATGACGTTTATTTTTAGCGTTTACATAGTGGCTTATGTGGTTTGTCTGGTGAGCCTGTTCAGGAAATCAAAGTAA
- a CDS encoding NYN domain-containing protein, with the protein MARRTVAIFVDAGFFNRLFTQLVDPDMSMKPSELAKRMWHYWIKHVDRKSEDLYRIYYYDCPPLTNKVHHPITNRQIDFSKSDITRYKNKLHEALMQQPYVACRMGHLSTVDKQWGFIRQDKIHDFKKLIRGDVDPKEINPDNVSLRPRQKGVDMKLGIDITSVVLKKLANKIILISGDSDFVPAAKLARVEGAHFILDAMGRTVKGDLAEHIDGLKTHVSRYRRDNASGLEGIKVTPHHQDKKIP; encoded by the coding sequence ATGGCACGGCGGACAGTTGCTATCTTTGTTGACGCAGGCTTCTTTAATAGGCTGTTTACTCAGTTGGTCGATCCGGACATGAGCATGAAGCCCTCCGAACTTGCAAAAAGGATGTGGCACTACTGGATCAAGCATGTTGACCGTAAAAGCGAAGACCTCTACCGCATTTATTACTATGACTGTCCACCGCTCACAAACAAAGTCCATCACCCTATAACAAACAGACAGATCGACTTTTCTAAAAGTGATATTACAAGGTACAAGAATAAGCTTCATGAAGCTCTCATGCAGCAGCCTTACGTTGCTTGCAGAATGGGACACCTGAGCACGGTGGATAAACAATGGGGATTTATTCGTCAGGATAAGATTCACGATTTTAAAAAGCTGATTCGGGGCGATGTCGATCCGAAGGAGATCAATCCTGACAATGTTTCTCTCAGGCCACGGCAAAAAGGTGTTGATATGAAGCTTGGCATCGACATCACCAGCGTTGTACTGAAGAAGCTGGCAAACAAGATAATACTTATATCTGGTGATAGCGACTTCGTACCAGCAGCAAAGCTTGCCCGTGTGGAAGGGGCTCATTTTATCCTGGATGCTATGGGGAGAACGGTCAAAGGCGATCTGGCTGAACATATCGACGGATTAAAAACCCATGTTAGCCGCTATAGAAGAGACAATGCTTCAGGGCTAGAGGGGATAAAAGTGACACCCCATCATCAAGATAAGAAAATCCCCTAA
- a CDS encoding isocitrate lyase, which produces MSNYLNDIDAIASLKAAQGSSWEAINPEYAARMKAQNPFKTGLDIARYTARIMREDMAAYDADTAKYTQSLGCWHGFIGQQKMISIKKHFNSTDRRYLYLSGWMVAALRSEFGPLPDQSMHEKTSVAGLIEELYTFLRQADARELGGLFRELDAARKAGDTAKEAELQSQIDHHKTHVVPIIADIDAGFGNAEATYLLAKKMIEAGACCIQIENQVSDEKQCGHQDGKVTVPHEDFLAKIRAVRYAFLELGVDDGVIVARTDSLGAGLTKQLAVTHQPGDLGDQYNSFLDVEEVTPENTKNGDVIMNRNGKLVRPKRLPSNLFQFRQGTGEDRVVLDCITSLQNGADLLWIETEKPHVGQIAGMVNRIRETCPNAKLVYNNSPSFNWTLNFRQQVFDAWSEQGKDVSAYDRSQLMSAEYDETELARVADDKIRTFQADAAREAGIFHHLITLPTYHTAALSTDNLAKEYFGDQGMLGYVANVQRKEIRQGIACVKHQNMAGSDMGDDHKEYFSGDAALKAAGADNTMHQFS; this is translated from the coding sequence ATGTCAAACTACCTGAATGATATTGACGCAATCGCTTCACTCAAAGCGGCTCAGGGCTCTTCCTGGGAAGCGATCAACCCCGAATACGCTGCGCGCATGAAAGCGCAGAACCCTTTCAAGACCGGTCTGGATATTGCCCGCTACACCGCCAGAATCATGCGCGAAGACATGGCAGCTTACGACGCTGACACGGCAAAATACACCCAATCCCTGGGCTGCTGGCATGGATTTATCGGTCAGCAGAAAATGATCTCCATCAAGAAACATTTCAACAGCACTGACCGTCGCTACCTTTACCTGTCCGGCTGGATGGTTGCGGCATTGCGCTCCGAGTTTGGTCCCTTGCCCGACCAATCCATGCACGAGAAAACGTCTGTAGCTGGCCTGATTGAAGAACTCTACACATTCCTGCGTCAGGCTGACGCCCGTGAACTGGGTGGTCTGTTCCGTGAACTGGATGCTGCCCGCAAGGCGGGTGATACCGCTAAAGAAGCAGAACTTCAGAGCCAGATCGACCATCACAAGACACACGTCGTACCTATTATTGCCGACATTGATGCGGGTTTCGGTAACGCAGAAGCGACTTACCTGTTGGCCAAAAAAATGATTGAAGCCGGTGCCTGCTGTATCCAGATAGAAAACCAGGTGTCTGATGAGAAACAATGTGGTCACCAGGACGGCAAGGTCACTGTTCCTCACGAAGATTTTCTGGCCAAGATCCGTGCTGTTCGCTACGCCTTCCTGGAGCTGGGGGTAGACGACGGAGTTATTGTTGCCCGTACTGACTCTCTGGGTGCCGGACTGACCAAGCAACTGGCAGTCACCCACCAGCCTGGTGACCTGGGCGACCAGTACAACAGTTTCCTGGATGTTGAAGAAGTGACTCCAGAGAACACGAAAAACGGCGACGTCATCATGAACCGCAATGGTAAGCTGGTTCGTCCCAAACGTCTGCCCAGCAATCTGTTCCAGTTCCGCCAGGGCACCGGTGAGGATCGTGTGGTCCTGGACTGCATCACTTCCCTGCAAAACGGCGCTGACCTGCTGTGGATCGAAACCGAAAAACCCCACGTTGGCCAGATCGCCGGGATGGTCAACAGGATTCGTGAAACCTGCCCGAACGCCAAGCTGGTCTACAATAATTCACCGTCCTTCAACTGGACTCTGAATTTCCGCCAGCAGGTATTCGATGCCTGGAGCGAACAGGGTAAAGACGTTTCTGCCTACGATCGCAGCCAGTTGATGAGTGCGGAGTATGATGAAACGGAACTGGCCCGGGTGGCTGATGACAAGATCCGTACCTTCCAGGCTGACGCTGCCCGTGAAGCCGGTATCTTCCACCATCTGATCACCCTGCCAACTTATCACACTGCCGCACTGTCCACTGACAATCTGGCTAAAGAGTATTTTGGTGATCAGGGCATGTTGGGCTACGTGGCTAACGTTCAGCGCAAAGAAATCCGTCAGGGTATCGCCTGTGTTAAACACCAGAATATGGCCGGTTCTGACATGGGTGACGATCACAAAGAGTACTTCTCCGGTGATGCCGCACTGAAAGCGGCCGGAGCAGACAACACCATGCATCAGTTCAGCTAA
- a CDS encoding Re/Si-specific NAD(P)(+) transhydrogenase subunit alpha produces the protein MRIGIPGEIQDNENRVAATPDTTGKLQKLGYDVIVERGAGSKASFDDAAFEEAGAQIAERSEVWSCDIVLKVNAPTDDEISLLKDGATLASFIWPGQNEELMNKLSQRNINVLALDSVPRLSRSQSLDALSSMANIGGYRAVVEASHHFGRFFNGQITAAGKIPPAKVMVIGAGVAGLAALGAAGSMGAIVRAFDTRPEVKEQVESMGAQFLELDFSANEEEQQKSSDGYAKEMSQAFIDAEMALFMEQAKEVDIIITTALIPGRPAPKLILEDMVKAMKPGSVIVDLAAQTGGNCECTEKDKVVVKHGVTVIGYTDLPSRLPTQSSQLYGTNLVNMLKLMTPEKDGNLTIDFDDEVVRGLTVVKEGKITWPPPPVKVSAAPAAKSAPKVADVKQEKPSRPWLKPVLMAAGAVIFSWVAHSAPASFLQHFTVFVLSSIIGYYVIWNVTPALHTPLMSVTNAISGIIVIGALTQMGGDHTIILTLSGIALLVAMINIVGGFAVTQRMLKMFIRNS, from the coding sequence ATGCGGATAGGAATCCCTGGAGAAATTCAGGATAACGAAAACCGGGTTGCCGCTACGCCTGATACCACAGGCAAGCTGCAAAAGCTCGGTTACGACGTCATCGTTGAGCGCGGAGCTGGCAGTAAAGCCAGTTTTGATGATGCCGCTTTTGAAGAGGCTGGTGCTCAAATTGCAGAACGTTCAGAAGTCTGGAGTTGTGATATTGTCCTGAAAGTGAACGCACCGACAGACGACGAAATATCTCTATTAAAAGACGGCGCTACCCTCGCCAGCTTTATCTGGCCCGGCCAGAATGAAGAACTTATGAACAAGCTCAGCCAGCGCAACATCAACGTGCTGGCCCTGGACAGCGTACCCCGTCTCTCCCGTTCCCAATCACTGGACGCCCTCAGCTCCATGGCCAATATTGGCGGTTATCGGGCTGTTGTTGAAGCTTCACATCACTTTGGCCGCTTCTTTAACGGCCAGATTACCGCCGCAGGTAAAATTCCACCGGCCAAGGTCATGGTTATTGGTGCCGGGGTTGCCGGTCTCGCTGCCCTGGGAGCGGCGGGCAGTATGGGGGCTATTGTTCGTGCTTTCGACACTCGTCCTGAAGTCAAGGAACAGGTAGAAAGCATGGGCGCTCAATTCCTGGAGCTGGACTTTTCAGCCAACGAGGAAGAGCAGCAGAAATCTTCTGACGGTTACGCCAAAGAAATGAGTCAGGCCTTTATTGATGCCGAGATGGCCTTGTTTATGGAACAGGCCAAAGAGGTCGACATCATTATCACCACTGCCCTGATTCCGGGTCGCCCGGCACCCAAACTGATCCTGGAGGACATGGTTAAAGCCATGAAGCCGGGCAGTGTTATTGTCGATCTGGCTGCCCAGACCGGCGGCAACTGTGAATGCACAGAAAAAGACAAGGTTGTGGTCAAACACGGTGTTACGGTAATCGGATATACCGATCTGCCCAGTCGACTGCCGACTCAGTCTTCCCAGTTATACGGCACCAACCTGGTAAATATGCTGAAACTGATGACACCCGAGAAAGACGGCAACCTGACCATCGACTTTGATGACGAAGTGGTTCGTGGCCTCACTGTTGTTAAAGAGGGCAAGATTACCTGGCCTCCACCACCTGTTAAAGTCAGTGCAGCTCCGGCAGCCAAATCTGCCCCGAAGGTTGCTGACGTTAAGCAGGAGAAGCCTTCCCGCCCCTGGCTGAAGCCAGTCCTGATGGCTGCCGGTGCTGTCATTTTCAGCTGGGTTGCCCATTCAGCTCCGGCCAGTTTCCTGCAACACTTCACCGTATTTGTTCTGTCGTCCATTATTGGCTACTACGTCATCTGGAATGTCACGCCTGCCCTGCATACACCTCTAATGAGTGTGACGAACGCCATCAGCGGCATCATCGTTATTGGTGCTCTGACGCAAATGGGAGGTGATCACACTATTATCCTGACTCTGTCGGGTATCGCCCTGTTGGTGGCCATGATCAATATTGTTGGTGGTTTCGCTGTGACCCAGCGGATGCTCAAGATGTTCATCAGAAATAGCTAA
- a CDS encoding transposase, whose amino-acid sequence MKKNRVIQINIGKPTDGQTQVRLEAARLWNDIVRLHKYIRKRHWKWPTESKMKTHVKGKYALHSQTIQKLVEKLYDSIDSTRTKREQGDTKARYPWKCKKKFQTVTWKQSAIRRKGNRLNLSNGRGVKGLSIKIPLAQLPQGKITGIELGYRTLYISIQDVVEKPESAGDNTVAADLGIIHTAVMTDGIKSTAVVGRGLRSLTQGRNKKIAGYTRLIDKCQKGSRRRQKLKAEKARCLARYHRQVHNLLHHTANKMIDFAIERQAGTLVVGDVTEIARNRRKQKKGSRRSNQENSGNPLGRLVEYLTYKGKLRGVDVVKINESYTTQTCPKCGHRHKPSGRNYKCQGCGYVAARDEVGACNILNKYIHNGRMVPDSILPTGSVKYLRPTLLRKSPVVVALNEPTLLGTTLESVWASEDAGLVEPSKQSLVA is encoded by the coding sequence GTGAAAAAAAATCGTGTCATTCAAATCAACATAGGCAAGCCAACAGATGGACAGACGCAAGTCCGTCTGGAAGCGGCTCGCCTGTGGAATGACATAGTTCGTTTGCACAAATATATCCGCAAGCGCCACTGGAAGTGGCCTACCGAGTCTAAAATGAAGACTCACGTCAAAGGCAAGTATGCATTGCATTCGCAGACCATACAGAAGCTCGTCGAGAAGTTGTACGACTCCATAGACTCAACTCGAACCAAAAGGGAACAGGGCGACACTAAAGCCCGTTACCCTTGGAAGTGCAAGAAGAAATTCCAGACTGTGACTTGGAAGCAGTCAGCCATTCGCCGCAAGGGGAATAGGCTGAATCTGTCCAATGGTCGTGGGGTAAAGGGTCTATCAATCAAAATTCCACTGGCTCAATTGCCGCAAGGCAAGATCACAGGAATTGAGCTTGGATACCGCACTCTCTACATTTCCATTCAAGACGTAGTTGAGAAACCAGAATCAGCCGGAGACAACACCGTTGCGGCTGATTTGGGTATCATTCATACCGCTGTCATGACGGACGGCATCAAATCAACGGCTGTTGTTGGTCGTGGCTTGCGTTCATTGACGCAAGGCAGGAACAAGAAAATAGCAGGCTACACACGTCTAATAGACAAATGCCAGAAGGGTTCCCGTCGAAGACAAAAACTCAAGGCTGAAAAGGCCAGATGTCTGGCACGATACCACAGGCAAGTTCACAACTTGCTACATCATACCGCAAACAAGATGATCGACTTTGCCATTGAACGGCAAGCCGGAACATTGGTTGTTGGGGATGTGACAGAAATAGCACGTAACAGGCGTAAGCAGAAAAAGGGATCAAGACGCAGCAACCAGGAGAACAGCGGGAACCCGCTAGGTCGATTGGTTGAGTACCTGACCTACAAAGGCAAGCTGAGAGGGGTTGATGTGGTTAAGATCAACGAATCCTACACCACTCAAACATGCCCTAAGTGCGGTCACAGGCATAAGCCAAGTGGGCGCAACTATAAGTGTCAGGGTTGCGGTTATGTTGCAGCGAGAGACGAAGTCGGAGCCTGCAACATCCTGAACAAATACATCCACAATGGACGTATGGTTCCTGATTCGATTCTGCCTACGGGAAGCGTGAAGTATCTACGACCGACCTTGCTACGCAAGTCGCCCGTAGTAGTGGCTTTGAATGAGCCTACTTTGCTTGGTACTACCCTTGAATCAGTTTGGGCGTCCGAGGACGCAGGTTTGGTTGAACCGTCCAAACAGAGTCTTGTGGCTTAA
- a CDS encoding VOC family protein: MNAYLEHANITVPSIDEATRILGAAFPDFQVRGEGEFRGRRWVHFGNDTTYMALNEYPEGEAIKPNYSHFGVNHIGFVVEQLDELDQRLKDEGYELIPDFQEEGEFRRRHYYSDGNGMEWEFIEYSTKDVAKRNSY, encoded by the coding sequence ATGAATGCCTATCTTGAACATGCCAATATCACCGTCCCTTCGATTGATGAGGCTACTCGTATCCTGGGAGCTGCTTTTCCTGATTTTCAAGTGAGGGGTGAAGGAGAGTTTCGTGGCCGCCGTTGGGTACATTTTGGCAATGACACAACCTATATGGCTTTGAATGAATACCCCGAAGGTGAAGCAATTAAACCGAACTACAGCCACTTCGGTGTGAATCATATTGGCTTTGTGGTTGAGCAGCTTGATGAATTGGATCAAAGACTCAAAGACGAAGGGTATGAACTGATTCCGGACTTTCAGGAGGAGGGTGAGTTCCGTAGACGTCACTACTACTCTGACGGTAATGGCATGGAGTGGGAGTTTATTGAGTATTCAACCAAAGATGTTGCAAAAAGAAATAGCTATTGA
- a CDS encoding flavodoxin family protein has product MKKNKISVVYYSASGTTEQLAESIAKGVNAVTRSEAALIKISGKDIYEGRYTNHEVMTALTESQGIVFGTPTYMGGVTAQFKAFADATSNPWYVRREWLDKVAAGFTVGSCPSGEQLATIQYLQTFAAQHGMHWTGVDARRSEHINRLGASQGLIAQTEKGKLDPADYKTAELLGIRVATLAEKLTLS; this is encoded by the coding sequence GTGAAAAAGAATAAAATTTCTGTCGTGTATTATTCAGCTTCAGGTACCACTGAGCAGCTTGCAGAGTCCATTGCTAAAGGGGTTAACGCAGTAACACGTTCGGAAGCGGCGCTGATAAAAATCTCCGGTAAGGATATTTATGAGGGTCGTTATACAAACCATGAGGTGATGACAGCACTGACTGAGTCTCAGGGGATTGTATTCGGTACACCGACCTATATGGGAGGAGTGACTGCACAGTTCAAGGCTTTTGCGGATGCTACCAGTAACCCGTGGTACGTCAGAAGAGAATGGCTCGACAAAGTGGCTGCCGGATTTACCGTGGGTAGCTGCCCCAGCGGTGAGCAGCTTGCAACCATTCAATACCTTCAAACCTTTGCTGCCCAGCATGGTATGCATTGGACAGGTGTTGATGCCCGCCGTTCTGAGCATATCAACAGACTGGGAGCCAGCCAGGGCCTGATTGCCCAAACTGAAAAGGGAAAACTGGATCCTGCTGATTATAAAACAGCTGAACTGCTGGGTATTCGCGTTGCCACTCTGGCAGAAAAACTGACCTTAAGCTGA
- the pntB gene encoding Re/Si-specific NAD(P)(+) transhydrogenase subunit beta: MSKGLLESAYLIAALLFVMSLAGLSRQDSARSGNLYGMVGMVIAVLATLGYAHLEGFTYITIMMIVGTATGLVLAKTVEMTEMPQLVAILNGFGGLAAVLIGFSSAIQASESVVRIASSLVSSTDHLIHSIEVFVGMIIGAITFSGSVVACLKLNGNISSRPVSLAGGHWTNLALIGLAILMGIVYVQQGSILALIVMTALALMFGITLVLGIGGADMPVVVSMLNAYSGLAAAATGFMLGNNLLIITGAMVGSSGAILSYLMCAAMNRSFISVILGGFGTEGGSVAGGEEQGEYTEVNVEEVAEMLKTASSVIITPGYGMAVAQAQHPLKELVNKLQALNIKVRFGIHPVAGRLPGHMNVLLAEAKVPYDVVEEMDEINDDFVKTDVVLVIGANDTVNPAAEDPDSPIAGMPVLRVWEAERTVVFKRSMATGYAGVQNPLFFKDNARMLFGDARGTVEGILKLF, translated from the coding sequence ATGTCAAAAGGATTATTAGAATCCGCCTACCTGATAGCAGCACTGCTGTTTGTCATGAGTCTGGCGGGTCTCAGTCGGCAGGATTCTGCCAGAAGCGGGAATCTCTATGGCATGGTCGGCATGGTCATCGCCGTTTTGGCCACTCTCGGTTATGCCCATCTGGAAGGTTTCACCTATATCACCATTATGATGATTGTCGGTACAGCCACAGGGCTGGTGCTGGCAAAGACGGTGGAAATGACAGAAATGCCCCAGCTGGTCGCCATTCTCAATGGTTTTGGTGGGCTGGCAGCGGTATTGATCGGTTTTTCCAGTGCTATTCAAGCTTCAGAATCAGTGGTCAGGATAGCCTCCAGTCTGGTGTCGTCTACTGATCACCTGATCCACAGCATTGAAGTTTTCGTTGGCATGATCATTGGTGCCATTACCTTCAGTGGTTCGGTGGTTGCCTGCCTGAAACTGAACGGTAACATCAGCAGTCGTCCCGTATCATTGGCTGGTGGACACTGGACTAATCTGGCCCTGATTGGTTTGGCTATTTTGATGGGCATTGTTTATGTGCAACAGGGTAGCATTCTGGCATTGATTGTTATGACAGCCCTGGCCCTTATGTTTGGTATCACGCTGGTGCTTGGCATTGGCGGTGCTGACATGCCGGTTGTGGTTTCCATGCTGAATGCGTACTCCGGTCTGGCCGCTGCGGCTACCGGTTTTATGCTGGGCAACAACCTGCTGATTATTACAGGTGCCATGGTAGGCTCTTCAGGTGCCATTCTTTCTTACCTGATGTGTGCCGCCATGAACCGCTCCTTTATATCGGTTATCCTGGGCGGTTTTGGCACCGAAGGTGGCTCTGTAGCAGGAGGTGAAGAACAGGGTGAGTACACTGAGGTCAATGTTGAAGAAGTCGCCGAAATGCTTAAAACGGCTTCCAGTGTGATCATTACTCCCGGCTACGGTATGGCCGTTGCCCAGGCTCAGCACCCCCTGAAAGAGCTGGTCAACAAGTTGCAGGCCCTGAACATTAAAGTACGTTTTGGTATTCACCCGGTTGCGGGTCGTCTGCCAGGTCATATGAACGTTCTGCTGGCCGAAGCAAAAGTGCCTTATGATGTCGTTGAAGAGATGGATGAGATCAACGACGATTTTGTTAAAACCGATGTTGTTCTGGTGATTGGTGCCAACGACACGGTAAACCCGGCGGCAGAAGACCCAGACAGCCCGATTGCCGGTATGCCCGTGCTTCGTGTCTGGGAAGCAGAAAGAACAGTGGTTTTTAAACGCTCTATGGCAACAGGCTATGCCGGTGTTCAGAATCCTCTTTTCTTTAAAGACAATGCTCGTAT
- a CDS encoding IS3 family transposase (programmed frameshift) — MAAKRKRHAPEFKAQVALEAYKGDKTINQLASEHEVAAVQVSQWKRQLLQGISEVFGRTRPEVDPETLTAPLYQEIGRLKMELDWLKKKSQAMSTDEKRRCIEPDHPELSIQRQCELIGLNRSSWYYQASQAQESLENLSLMRLIDEQYTRTPFYGSRRLTAWLNNQGYPVNRKRVQRLMQLMGIQGVGPKPGTSLRNKEHKVYPYLLRGVEILRPNQVWSTDITYCPMPQGFMYLVAIIDWYSRYVVSWELSNTLDADFCIHALNRALERAQPDIFNTDQGCQFTSHDFLAPLQEREIKISMDGKGRALDNIFVERLWRSVKYEWLYTHEFQTVPELHAGLDEYFEFYNTERLHQSLDYKTPKAIHFA; from the exons ATGGCAGCAAAAAGAAAACGACACGCGCCCGAGTTCAAGGCACAGGTGGCACTGGAAGCTTACAAGGGCGATAAGACTATAAACCAGCTGGCCAGTGAGCATGAAGTTGCAGCTGTGCAGGTCAGTCAGTGGAAGCGTCAACTGCTCCAAGGGATTTCAGAGGTCTTCGGCAGGACAAGACCAGAGGTTGATCCGGAAACGCTGACAGCGCCACTTTACCAAGAGATCGGTCGGCTCAAAATGGAGCTGGACTGGTTGAAAAAAAAATC TCAGGCAATGTCCACTGATGAGAAGCGGAGGTGCATTGAGCCAGATCATCCAGAACTGAGCATTCAGCGACAATGTGAGCTGATTGGGTTAAACAGGTCAAGTTGGTATTACCAAGCCTCTCAGGCTCAGGAAAGCCTGGAGAACCTGAGCCTGATGCGCTTGATTGACGAACAGTATACACGTACACCGTTTTACGGCAGTCGCAGGTTAACAGCGTGGCTGAATAACCAGGGCTATCCAGTCAACAGGAAGCGTGTTCAGCGGCTCATGCAGCTGATGGGCATACAGGGTGTAGGGCCAAAACCTGGAACCAGTCTGAGGAACAAGGAGCACAAGGTGTACCCTTACTTGCTTCGAGGGGTTGAGATTCTCAGGCCTAACCAGGTGTGGAGTACTGATATTACCTACTGCCCTATGCCGCAGGGGTTCATGTATCTGGTTGCCATTATTGACTGGTATAGCCGTTACGTGGTGAGCTGGGAGTTATCAAATACATTGGATGCAGATTTTTGTATCCATGCGTTGAACCGTGCTCTGGAGCGGGCACAGCCTGACATATTCAACACAGATCAAGGCTGTCAGTTTACCAGCCATGATTTTCTGGCACCCTTACAGGAACGGGAAATCAAGATCAGTATGGACGGCAAAGGCCGAGCACTGGATAACATTTTTGTAGAAAGGCTCTGGCGTTCCGTCAAGTACGAATGGCTATACACACATGAGTTTCAGACGGTTCCTGAGCTTCACGCAGGGCTGGATGAGTACTTTGAGTTTTACAACACTGAGCGATTACATCAGTCGCTGGACTATAAGACACCGAAGGCAATTCACTTTGCATGA
- a CDS encoding type II toxin-antitoxin system VapC family toxin produces the protein MIVIDTNILLRYLLKDDNKQSAQASRLIQGGEKVLVTDAALVETVWTLKGKKYQLTKAEIIETVLQLFQETNLHFEDGQVVWKALSDFKNAKPVKGKEADFADALIVCKGRSVVEKQKEAFNGSFTFDKAAQKLPGAKAPN, from the coding sequence GTGATAGTCATTGATACCAATATCCTGCTCCGGTACTTGCTGAAAGATGATAACAAGCAGTCAGCGCAGGCCTCCCGGTTGATTCAGGGAGGGGAAAAGGTTCTAGTGACTGATGCTGCCTTAGTTGAGACAGTCTGGACGCTAAAGGGCAAAAAATACCAGCTTACCAAAGCTGAAATCATTGAGACCGTTTTGCAGCTTTTTCAGGAAACCAACCTCCACTTTGAGGACGGCCAGGTTGTTTGGAAAGCCCTGAGTGACTTTAAGAACGCAAAGCCTGTAAAAGGTAAGGAAGCGGACTTTGCTGATGCGCTCATTGTTTGCAAAGGTCGAAGTGTGGTTGAGAAGCAGAAAGAGGCGTTCAATGGCTCGTTCACTTTTGACAAAGCTGCACAAAAACTACCTGGAGCCAAGGCTCCGAATTAA
- a CDS encoding AbrB/MazE/SpoVT family DNA-binding domain-containing protein, whose product MPKLSAKRQITIPASQCEELGIQPGDEIDSFIVDGRITLIKKHKGAAKGFLKHVKAKQDISDDDSLQSALQ is encoded by the coding sequence ATGCCTAAACTCAGCGCCAAACGGCAAATCACTATCCCTGCCAGTCAGTGTGAAGAACTCGGCATCCAGCCAGGAGATGAAATCGACAGCTTTATCGTCGATGGTCGGATTACCTTGATCAAGAAGCATAAAGGGGCAGCAAAAGGGTTTCTGAAGCATGTCAAGGCCAAGCAGGACATCTCAGACGACGATTCACTTCAGAGTGCTTTACAGTGA